The following proteins are encoded in a genomic region of Paenibacillus sp. FSL R7-0273:
- a CDS encoding extracellular solute-binding protein, with product MGMKRKPKSMVLLLLGLMLAMSASGCSGNNNAGGNANANKENTNTAAATTEASAEPTAAAPSGDEPGWKSDTSPITFDWYLNFSWFANKWGVDPTSQYVTKKTGVDINFIIPAGNENEKLNTMIASGQLPDFITLGFWEDGIKKMIEGDLVLPLNELADQYDPYFYKVSDKDKLGWYTQEDGNVYGYPNSSSSPADYEKYGENYVSNQTFAVRKDIYEAIGSPDMRTPEGFLNALKMAQEKFPEVNGQPLIPLGLHEFTENGNDSLEGYLQNFLAIPWEKDGKVYERETDPEYVRWMKTLRQANQDGLLAKDIFIDKRAQMEEKIAQGRYFAMLYQRTDFGTQLSTIYQKNPEQTYIAVDGPSNAALDQHTLNGPGISGWTVTLISKNVKDKERAIKFLSYLNSEEGNKDLYLGEKGVSYDTIDGKDQFLPDVFALMNSDRSAFDKQIGSSFTFWMMQNTNITDQWAPKSVEPFKQLEDWTRGKAINTSEFQLIDPTGNSPEGIIATKLKQLRGKTMPKLLMASSEAEFDEIWNDYLAKKEKDGFATFDAYRQAKYQENKKKLGME from the coding sequence ATGGGCATGAAACGCAAGCCGAAATCAATGGTGCTGCTGCTCTTGGGTCTGATGCTCGCGATGTCGGCGTCAGGCTGCTCAGGCAACAACAATGCGGGAGGCAATGCCAACGCAAATAAGGAGAACACCAATACGGCGGCGGCAACAACCGAGGCTTCAGCTGAACCAACGGCTGCTGCACCATCGGGAGATGAGCCGGGCTGGAAAAGCGATACTTCACCAATCACCTTTGACTGGTATCTGAACTTCTCCTGGTTTGCCAATAAATGGGGTGTAGACCCTACTTCCCAATATGTAACGAAAAAGACAGGCGTAGATATTAACTTTATTATTCCGGCCGGTAACGAAAATGAAAAGCTGAACACGATGATTGCTTCCGGCCAGCTGCCTGACTTCATTACGCTGGGCTTCTGGGAAGACGGCATTAAGAAAATGATCGAGGGCGATCTGGTCCTTCCGCTCAACGAGCTGGCAGATCAATATGATCCTTACTTCTATAAGGTTTCCGATAAAGATAAGCTGGGCTGGTATACACAGGAGGACGGCAATGTGTACGGCTATCCGAACTCTTCTTCTTCACCGGCTGACTATGAAAAATACGGCGAAAACTATGTATCCAACCAGACCTTTGCTGTCCGCAAGGATATCTATGAAGCCATCGGCAGCCCGGATATGCGTACACCGGAAGGCTTCCTGAACGCCCTCAAAATGGCCCAGGAGAAATTCCCTGAAGTGAACGGCCAGCCGCTGATTCCACTCGGTTTGCACGAATTCACTGAGAACGGCAACGACTCTCTGGAAGGCTACCTGCAGAACTTCCTGGCGATTCCTTGGGAAAAGGACGGCAAGGTGTATGAACGCGAAACCGATCCTGAGTATGTCCGCTGGATGAAGACACTCCGTCAAGCCAATCAGGACGGGTTGCTGGCTAAAGATATTTTCATCGACAAACGCGCACAAATGGAAGAAAAAATCGCGCAGGGACGCTACTTTGCAATGCTGTATCAACGTACAGACTTCGGTACCCAGCTCAGCACCATTTACCAGAAGAATCCTGAGCAAACCTATATTGCTGTAGACGGACCTTCCAATGCGGCTCTTGACCAGCATACCTTGAACGGCCCTGGTATCTCAGGCTGGACGGTAACCCTGATCTCCAAAAATGTTAAAGACAAAGAACGCGCAATCAAATTCCTCAGCTACCTGAACAGTGAGGAAGGAAATAAAGATTTGTACCTGGGTGAAAAAGGTGTCAGCTATGATACAATTGACGGGAAAGACCAGTTCCTTCCTGATGTGTTTGCTCTGATGAACAGCGACCGTTCGGCGTTCGACAAGCAAATTGGTTCTTCCTTCACCTTCTGGATGATGCAGAATACGAATATTACGGATCAATGGGCACCTAAATCGGTAGAGCCGTTCAAGCAATTGGAAGACTGGACCCGCGGTAAAGCAATCAACACCTCCGAGTTCCAGCTGATCGATCCTACCGGCAACTCGCCTGAAGGGATTATCGCTACCAAGCTGAAACAGCTCCGCGGCAAAACAATGCCGAAGCTGCTCATGGCTTCTTCTGAAGCAGAATTCGACGAGATCTGGAACGATTACCTCGCGAAGAAAGAGAAGGACGGCTTCGCAACCTTCGATGCTTACAGACAGGCCAAGTATCAGGAGAACAAAAAGAAACTCGGAATGGAATAG
- a CDS encoding cache domain-containing sensor histidine kinase: MHKGIGSLWNSFNYWWGRRSLQSRLVAAYIFIILGPSLLVSIYSFRTINNTYVRDAVDKNNYLLQMEKLHIENQIEVMERAAQIAYSDQAVKSYLSNESALTLDELVDFNISTFKNLNRIQLNNPGIEHLRLYSNNKSMYEIWPIILREERVYNESWYQEALKLDERELWVFQNDDPDVMQRNVNLLTEGQPKVSLLRAISIPAGHHVGMIQVDMMLNSFTPKTYTEVRDNQSQMFIADSGMHLFTRKDHSFTDSYKLMESEITERLQGYGETGEWDMNYKENGSSFLLIHTPLERIGASLINVVSMEDVMKHISQTRNLLIGANIGFIFLVTLIAYVMNAFILKKLRLLTETMKKVRRGETYTGLAIRGGGEVGELAHHFNKLMNTINTLVAQAVHKEALTKEAELRTLHNQIDAHFLYNTLENIKMLAEIEDQRTISDALTWLGGMMRYNFKWTGEYVKLRDEIRHIQNYIEIMNIRFEHPIHLELNIDQVYMEVEVLKMSLQPIVENSVKHAWNTGGAEPEGRSIRIDVTESEGELFILIGDNGCGLTPERLSALHESIYAKEEQSTEFSGAGTSGYKAGGIGLRNVHQRLQLYYGGAYGLELQSEPGKWTTVFMTLPKVLLTGDKR; this comes from the coding sequence ATGCATAAAGGAATTGGCTCGCTTTGGAATTCTTTCAACTACTGGTGGGGGCGCAGGTCGCTGCAGAGCCGTCTGGTTGCTGCGTATATTTTTATCATCCTCGGCCCGAGTCTGCTGGTGTCCATTTATTCATTTAGGACGATTAATAATACGTATGTCCGCGATGCCGTGGATAAAAACAATTACCTGCTGCAAATGGAAAAGCTTCATATTGAAAATCAGATTGAAGTGATGGAGCGTGCGGCCCAAATCGCTTATTCAGACCAGGCAGTGAAGAGCTATCTGTCAAATGAGAGCGCTTTAACACTGGATGAGCTTGTTGATTTTAATATCTCTACCTTTAAAAATTTGAACCGTATCCAGTTGAATAACCCGGGGATTGAACATCTGCGGTTGTACTCTAATAACAAGAGTATGTATGAAATTTGGCCGATTATTTTGCGTGAAGAGCGGGTGTATAATGAATCCTGGTATCAGGAAGCGTTGAAGCTGGACGAAAGAGAGCTATGGGTATTTCAGAATGATGATCCTGATGTAATGCAGCGCAATGTAAACTTACTGACTGAAGGACAGCCAAAGGTTTCACTGCTGCGGGCCATAAGCATTCCGGCCGGTCATCACGTGGGGATGATTCAGGTTGATATGATGCTGAACAGCTTCACGCCCAAAACCTATACAGAAGTACGGGACAATCAGTCCCAGATGTTCATCGCCGATTCCGGAATGCATCTGTTTACGCGTAAGGATCATTCTTTTACAGACAGCTATAAGCTGATGGAGAGTGAGATAACAGAGCGGTTGCAGGGCTACGGGGAAACGGGGGAGTGGGATATGAACTACAAGGAAAATGGAAGCTCTTTCCTTCTTATTCATACTCCGCTTGAGCGGATCGGCGCTTCACTGATCAATGTGGTCTCGATGGAGGATGTGATGAAGCATATCTCCCAGACCCGAAATCTGCTGATCGGCGCCAATATCGGATTTATTTTTCTGGTTACTTTGATTGCCTATGTTATGAATGCTTTTATTCTTAAGAAGCTGCGCCTGCTGACAGAAACGATGAAAAAGGTCCGCAGAGGAGAAACGTACACCGGGCTTGCAATCCGCGGAGGCGGAGAGGTCGGGGAGCTTGCGCATCATTTTAACAAGCTGATGAACACCATTAATACGCTGGTGGCCCAGGCTGTCCATAAGGAGGCACTTACAAAGGAAGCTGAATTACGCACTCTGCACAATCAGATTGACGCCCACTTCCTCTATAACACGCTGGAAAATATTAAGATGCTGGCGGAGATTGAGGATCAGCGGACGATCTCAGATGCCTTGACCTGGCTGGGCGGCATGATGCGCTACAACTTCAAATGGACAGGCGAATATGTGAAGCTGCGTGATGAAATCCGCCATATCCAGAATTATATTGAGATTATGAATATCCGGTTTGAACACCCCATCCATCTGGAGTTGAATATAGATCAGGTTTATATGGAAGTCGAAGTGCTGAAAATGTCGCTGCAGCCGATTGTCGAGAACAGTGTGAAGCATGCCTGGAATACCGGCGGGGCTGAGCCGGAGGGCCGCAGCATACGTATTGATGTGACGGAATCGGAAGGAGAGCTGTTTATTCTGATTGGCGATAACGGCTGCGGCCTTACGCCGGAGCGGCTGTCCGCCCTGCATGAGAGCATTTATGCCAAAGAAGAGCAGAGCACAGAGTTTTCCGGTGCGGGAACCTCAGGCTATAAAGCCGGAGGCATCGGCCTCAGAAATGTGCATCAGCGGCTGCAGCTCTACTACGGCGGGGCTTACGGGCTGGAGCTGCAAAGTGAGCCGGGAAAGTGGACTACGGTATTCATGACGCTGCCTAAAGTACTTTTGACGGGGGATAAAAGATAA
- a CDS encoding response regulator, with the protein MKKLLIVDDEKMIRQGLKAMIEREYPGGYLIELAGNGQEALDLFRQGAADIIITDIRMPVMDGITLLEHLSAEVLPDQRPAVVILSGHDDFEYAKSAIRHRVKDYLLKPIRREELFGILEQIQQERQAQESGASRQALETEGYRRELRTARLQRLLQQPEVQPAPEQLEELGRLQLPYTVGVMNYYYNDGTRMNPAEVQGLLERLAGPLEQQFGELLTDWEGKLVLAAGSAEPFLNLYRLAEVKEIKGLLMGVGETTGSAEDFQICYKQACRALQYTFLTPQSGYMDYGSIRSERRSFPMPEEELRKLLNMLGTEREKEIKSLLGSIFQTEHLQHLDLAYVENVARSINERVLDEVFRVHGEASVEVLKLYRTVGNLYNYRHFHDYYRALEHLLLSVNDYIIGIRSAHTEHADMEAALAYIEEHYARPLNMAMVSNHVSLSYSYFSEAFKAYTGESFVIYLKKVRIRHAKELLSGSRMLKLSGVSEAVGFENSKQFTRVFKELEGISPGEYRIKLLGTGSVRPEDKEFY; encoded by the coding sequence ATGAAGAAGCTGCTGATTGTAGATGACGAGAAAATGATCCGTCAGGGTCTTAAAGCGATGATTGAACGGGAATATCCCGGGGGGTACCTTATAGAGCTGGCAGGTAACGGCCAGGAGGCGCTGGACCTGTTCAGACAGGGAGCTGCGGACATTATTATTACCGATATCCGTATGCCCGTTATGGACGGCATCACACTGCTGGAGCATTTATCCGCTGAAGTGCTGCCGGACCAGCGGCCGGCTGTGGTCATCCTGAGCGGCCATGATGATTTTGAATATGCCAAAAGCGCTATCCGTCACCGGGTGAAGGACTATCTGCTGAAGCCGATCCGCCGCGAAGAGCTGTTCGGTATCCTGGAGCAGATTCAGCAGGAGCGGCAGGCGCAGGAGTCCGGCGCAAGCCGGCAGGCACTGGAGACCGAAGGCTACCGCAGGGAGCTGCGCACTGCCCGCCTGCAGCGGCTGCTGCAGCAGCCGGAGGTGCAGCCTGCCCCGGAGCAGCTGGAGGAGCTGGGCCGCCTGCAGCTTCCGTATACCGTAGGCGTCATGAACTACTATTATAATGATGGCACGCGGATGAACCCCGCCGAGGTGCAGGGGCTGCTGGAACGGCTGGCCGGGCCGCTGGAGCAGCAGTTCGGCGAGCTTTTGACGGACTGGGAAGGAAAGCTGGTATTGGCGGCCGGGAGCGCTGAACCGTTCCTGAATCTGTACAGGCTCGCGGAAGTGAAAGAAATTAAAGGGCTGCTGATGGGTGTGGGCGAGACAACGGGTAGTGCGGAAGATTTTCAGATATGCTATAAGCAGGCCTGCCGTGCGCTGCAGTATACTTTTCTGACTCCCCAGTCGGGCTATATGGATTACGGAAGCATCCGTTCTGAACGGCGAAGCTTTCCTATGCCGGAGGAGGAGCTGCGCAAGCTGCTGAATATGCTGGGAACGGAGCGGGAGAAGGAGATTAAGAGCCTGCTGGGGAGTATTTTTCAGACGGAGCATCTGCAGCATCTGGATCTGGCCTATGTGGAAAATGTGGCCCGCAGCATCAACGAACGTGTGCTGGATGAGGTATTCCGGGTACACGGGGAGGCCTCTGTTGAGGTGCTGAAGCTGTACCGCACAGTGGGCAATTTGTATAACTACCGCCATTTTCACGATTATTACCGTGCGCTGGAGCATTTGCTCCTCAGTGTGAACGATTATATTATAGGAATACGTTCTGCACATACCGAGCATGCCGACATGGAAGCGGCGCTGGCTTATATTGAGGAGCATTACGCGCGTCCGCTGAATATGGCGATGGTCAGCAATCATGTGTCGCTCAGCTATTCTTATTTCAGTGAGGCCTTTAAGGCCTATACCGGCGAGAGCTTTGTCATTTATCTCAAAAAAGTGCGTATCCGCCATGCCAAAGAGCTGCTGTCAGGCAGCCGCATGCTGAAGCTGTCCGGAGTATCGGAGGCCGTCGGATTTGAGAACAGCAAGCAGTTTACCCGTGTATTCAAGGAGCTGGAGGGCATCTCTCCCGGTGAGTACCGGATCAAGCTGCTGGGTACAGGCAGTGTACGGCCGGAGGATAAGGAATTTTATTAA
- a CDS encoding aminoglycoside N(3)-acetyltransferase — protein sequence MEEIQGKLITVETLAADFRSLGVQEGMTLLLHSSFKSLGQWVAGGPVAVILALEEVLGAEGTLVMPSQSSDQTDPSGWSRPPVPEAWWQTIREQMPAYDPDLTPLRGMGVIPDTFRKQHGVKRSSHPVDSFVAWGKHRDFIIDGHGLEFAFGEQSPLARIYDLHGSVLLLGVDSLNNTSLHLSEYRAEYAGKQEVNPGTPMLVDGVRQWVQFRDLNWESEDFAALGGDFGRETGLIRHGHVAASAAQLMPQRELVDYGVKWLERNRK from the coding sequence ATGGAAGAAATTCAAGGTAAACTGATTACAGTAGAGACGCTTGCAGCCGATTTCCGCAGTCTGGGTGTACAGGAGGGCATGACTCTGCTGCTGCATTCCTCCTTTAAATCATTGGGCCAGTGGGTAGCCGGCGGTCCGGTGGCCGTTATTCTCGCGCTGGAGGAGGTGCTCGGGGCGGAGGGGACACTTGTCATGCCGTCGCAGTCCTCCGATCAGACCGATCCCTCCGGCTGGAGCAGGCCTCCCGTGCCGGAGGCCTGGTGGCAGACAATCCGCGAGCAGATGCCGGCCTATGATCCGGACCTGACCCCGCTGCGGGGGATGGGCGTTATCCCGGATACGTTCCGTAAGCAGCACGGGGTTAAGCGGAGCAGTCATCCGGTCGATTCCTTTGTAGCCTGGGGGAAGCACAGGGATTTCATCATTGACGGACACGGGCTGGAATTCGCCTTCGGCGAGCAGTCTCCGCTGGCCCGGATCTATGATCTGCACGGGAGCGTGCTGCTGCTGGGGGTAGACAGCCTGAATAACACCTCCCTGCATTTATCGGAATACCGGGCAGAGTATGCCGGGAAGCAGGAGGTCAACCCCGGCACGCCTATGCTGGTAGACGGAGTCAGGCAGTGGGTGCAGTTCAGGGACCTGAACTGGGAGTCGGAGGATTTTGCGGCGCTTGGCGGGGATTTCGGCCGGGAGACGGGCCTGATCCGGCACGGACACGTGGCAGCATCAGCCGCTCAGCTGATGCCGCAGCGGGAGCTGGTGGATTACGGGGTAAAGTGGCTGGAGCGGAACCGGAAGTAG